One segment of Agrococcus sp. ProA11 DNA contains the following:
- a CDS encoding LemA family protein, whose translation MESLLALWIVIGAVLVIALLALVWIVAARGSIRRLGTAVDERWAALAAVLEQRSSVTEPLLAGAPEQDRKRVADAFVAIETADRPSAKAAAEAEVQRVLRPFMQAAGSQPLGSATAEARASLTALDDETQARRRDYNTAARELNAKARRFPSSMFAASVAAPREFFEVDHSNAVAEPPRIQF comes from the coding sequence ATGGAATCCCTCCTCGCCCTCTGGATCGTCATCGGTGCGGTGCTCGTCATCGCGCTCCTCGCGCTCGTGTGGATCGTCGCTGCGCGCGGATCGATCCGTCGACTCGGCACCGCGGTGGATGAGCGGTGGGCGGCCCTCGCCGCGGTGCTCGAGCAGCGGAGTTCCGTCACCGAGCCGCTGCTGGCCGGAGCGCCGGAACAGGATCGGAAGCGGGTCGCGGATGCGTTCGTGGCGATCGAGACTGCCGATCGACCCTCCGCGAAGGCGGCGGCGGAGGCCGAGGTGCAGCGGGTGCTGCGTCCCTTCATGCAGGCGGCGGGATCGCAGCCGCTCGGCTCGGCCACGGCGGAGGCGCGCGCGTCGCTCACCGCGCTCGACGACGAGACGCAGGCGCGCAGGCGCGACTACAACACGGCGGCTCGCGAGCTGAACGCGAAGGCTCGTCGTTTCCCGTCGTCGATGTTCGCGGCCTCGGTCGCCGCGCCGCGCGAGTTCTTCGAGGTCGACCACTCGAACGCGGTCGCAGAGCCCCCCCGCATCCAGTTCTGA
- a CDS encoding SDR family NAD(P)-dependent oxidoreductase — MLNALPTGRTDRAPVALVTGAGRGIREAIARALADMGCVVVVTDAVERRARSVASSLDADAAGLDVTDEGQWKAVVAATARRHGSLDILVNNAGLGFSAPLGRTSRAQWETVLETNLTGPFLGSRTVAPVMKRGGGGAIVNVSSIDAVRGREGLHAYAASKAGLRGLGQSMAVELAADGVRVNTVLPGLVPTSMTSRVDPSSFDIPLGRAARPDEIAKVVAFLASPSASYVTGAEVVVDGALTARIPRRGV, encoded by the coding sequence GTGCTCAACGCCTTGCCGACAGGTCGCACCGATCGGGCACCCGTTGCGCTTGTGACAGGCGCGGGCCGCGGAATCAGGGAGGCGATCGCGCGGGCGCTCGCCGATATGGGCTGTGTCGTCGTGGTCACAGACGCGGTCGAACGTCGTGCGCGGTCCGTGGCTTCCTCCCTCGATGCGGATGCCGCAGGTCTCGATGTCACCGACGAAGGACAGTGGAAGGCAGTCGTCGCTGCGACCGCGCGGCGCCACGGCAGTTTGGACATCCTGGTGAACAACGCAGGCCTCGGGTTCTCGGCACCTTTGGGCCGCACCTCGCGAGCACAGTGGGAGACAGTGCTGGAAACGAACCTCACTGGTCCGTTTCTCGGAAGTCGGACCGTCGCCCCCGTGATGAAGCGCGGCGGCGGTGGGGCAATCGTCAACGTATCGTCGATTGATGCCGTCCGCGGGAGAGAAGGCCTGCACGCCTACGCGGCATCGAAGGCGGGGCTGCGCGGTCTGGGCCAGTCGATGGCGGTCGAACTGGCCGCCGACGGGGTCCGCGTCAACACGGTTCTGCCGGGGCTTGTGCCGACCTCGATGACCTCGCGTGTCGATCCGAGCTCCTTCGATATTCCGCTCGGTCGTGCGGCACGTCCGGACGAGATCGCGAAGGTGGTCGCGTTCCTCGCGTCTCCGAGCGCGAGCTATGTCACTGGCGCGGAAGTTGTCGTCGACGGGGCTCTGACTGCGCGAATCCCCCGACGCGGCGTCTGA
- a CDS encoding crosslink repair DNA glycosylase YcaQ family protein, with protein sequence MTTRRISAAQARRIAIAAGGLDGALPGERGRAGRRTIERTIASLGLLQLDSVKVFERSHYLPLLARLGPYDRRALDRLLHHDHGRGLGGYTEFVAHEAAVIPVADWPLWRWKREQPMRPGDERWAAAKASLIDDVLAEFTERGPMRPSEMEHPAHERLPGGWWNKSDAYWATTVLFRRGDLVTVGRSRFERRYAAADAVLPREAQSVIARADAQRELVRRASRAFGVATLDDLADYYRLKVADARAAVADLVDAGELEPVAVDGWARPAFLRVGTRMPRRVRSTALLSPFDPLVWFRPRAERMFGFAYRISIYTPAAQREHGYYVLPVLIDDELVGRVDLKSDRRAGVLRVQHATIEPGHTDRAEALAGRLAPALAEAAAWQGLDRVEVAGRGTWAKEVAEAVGRF encoded by the coding sequence GTGACGACTCGCAGGATCTCGGCCGCGCAGGCCCGCCGCATCGCCATCGCCGCAGGTGGCCTCGACGGTGCGCTGCCCGGTGAGCGCGGCCGTGCCGGTCGTCGCACGATCGAGCGCACGATCGCATCGCTGGGCCTCCTGCAGCTCGACTCCGTCAAAGTGTTCGAGCGCAGCCACTACCTGCCGCTGCTCGCCCGGCTCGGCCCGTACGACCGACGTGCGCTCGATCGGCTGCTGCACCACGACCACGGGCGCGGGCTGGGCGGCTACACCGAGTTCGTGGCGCACGAGGCCGCTGTCATCCCGGTCGCCGACTGGCCGCTCTGGCGCTGGAAGCGCGAGCAGCCGATGCGACCCGGCGACGAGCGTTGGGCGGCGGCGAAGGCGAGCCTCATCGATGACGTGCTGGCGGAGTTCACCGAGCGCGGTCCGATGCGCCCGAGCGAGATGGAGCACCCCGCGCACGAGCGGCTGCCGGGCGGCTGGTGGAACAAGTCCGACGCCTACTGGGCGACCACGGTGCTCTTCCGGCGTGGCGACCTCGTCACCGTCGGGCGGTCACGCTTCGAGCGTCGCTACGCGGCGGCGGACGCGGTGCTGCCGCGCGAGGCGCAGTCCGTGATCGCACGCGCGGATGCGCAGCGTGAGCTCGTGCGCCGTGCCTCCCGCGCGTTCGGCGTGGCGACGCTCGACGACCTCGCCGACTACTACCGGCTGAAGGTCGCCGATGCGCGCGCCGCCGTCGCGGATCTCGTCGACGCGGGCGAGCTCGAGCCCGTCGCAGTCGATGGCTGGGCGCGGCCCGCGTTCCTCCGCGTCGGCACCAGGATGCCGCGCCGCGTGCGCTCCACGGCGCTGCTGTCGCCGTTCGATCCGCTGGTGTGGTTCCGCCCGAGAGCCGAGCGGATGTTCGGCTTCGCGTACCGCATCTCGATCTACACCCCGGCAGCGCAGCGCGAGCACGGCTACTACGTGCTGCCGGTGCTCATCGACGACGAGCTGGTCGGGCGCGTCGACCTCAAGAGCGATCGTCGGGCGGGTGTGCTGCGCGTGCAGCACGCCACGATCGAGCCGGGGCACACGGATCGCGCCGAAGCGCTCGCCGGGCGGCTCGCTCCCGCGCTCGCCGAGGCCGCGGCGTGGCAGGGGCTCGACCGGGTGGAGGTCGCCGGGCGGGGGACGTGGGCCAAGGAGGTCGCCGAGGCGGTGGGGCGCTTCTAG
- a CDS encoding AI-2E family transporter: MLFARRPQERPAIGAAHDDVPRGVRIAGAWAWRFVAIAVAAAIVVWLIMQFSIIVIPLLVAALLTALLSPAVDALARHRWPHGLAVALALVALVLVVGGLGWLAVAQIRVEYPQLQERAVSFWGETQAWVLSLPFDISEQDVRDFGTNILGTLRDDLSSILSSALTVGSSLGHFAAGLLLTVFALIFTLGDGRGIWRWLVGLLPERARAATDGAAKTGWVTLGNFVRVQVLVAFIDAVGIGLGAYILGLFFPGGMPLVIPIAILVFLGSFIPIIGAVVTGAIAVLVALISFGVWPGVIMLGIVLLVQQIESHVLQPLIMGTAVKVHPLAVVLAVAAGSTVAGIPGALFAVPTVAFLNNFVKTIATGSWRTNPNPTIQDVVS, translated from the coding sequence ATGCTGTTCGCCAGACGTCCGCAGGAGCGACCCGCCATCGGCGCGGCGCACGACGACGTGCCGCGGGGAGTGCGGATCGCCGGCGCGTGGGCGTGGCGCTTCGTCGCCATCGCGGTCGCGGCGGCCATCGTGGTCTGGCTGATCATGCAGTTCAGCATCATCGTCATCCCGCTGCTCGTCGCCGCCCTGCTCACGGCGCTGCTGAGCCCGGCAGTGGATGCGCTCGCGCGGCACCGCTGGCCGCATGGCCTCGCCGTGGCGCTCGCGCTCGTGGCGCTCGTCCTGGTCGTCGGCGGGCTCGGTTGGCTCGCCGTCGCGCAGATCCGCGTCGAGTACCCCCAGCTGCAGGAGCGCGCCGTCAGCTTCTGGGGCGAGACGCAGGCGTGGGTGCTCTCGCTCCCGTTCGACATCTCCGAGCAGGACGTGCGCGACTTCGGCACCAACATCCTCGGCACGCTGCGTGACGACCTCTCGTCGATCCTCTCGAGCGCCCTCACCGTCGGCTCCTCGCTCGGGCACTTCGCCGCCGGGCTGCTGCTGACGGTCTTCGCCCTCATCTTCACGCTCGGCGACGGGCGCGGCATCTGGCGCTGGCTCGTGGGGCTGCTGCCCGAGCGGGCGCGCGCCGCCACCGACGGTGCAGCGAAGACCGGCTGGGTGACGCTCGGCAACTTCGTGCGCGTGCAGGTGCTGGTCGCGTTCATCGACGCGGTCGGCATCGGCTTGGGCGCCTACATCCTCGGTCTCTTCTTCCCGGGCGGGATGCCGCTCGTGATCCCGATCGCGATCCTGGTGTTCCTGGGATCGTTCATCCCGATCATCGGTGCGGTCGTGACCGGGGCGATCGCCGTGCTGGTCGCGCTCATCTCCTTCGGCGTCTGGCCGGGGGTCATCATGCTCGGCATCGTGCTCCTGGTGCAGCAGATCGAGAGCCACGTGCTGCAGCCGCTCATCATGGGCACAGCGGTGAAGGTGCACCCGCTGGCGGTGGTGCTCGCGGTCGCCGCCGGCTCGACGGTCGCGGGCATCCCCGGTGCGCTGTTCGCCGTGCCGACGGTCGCCTTCCTCAACAACTTCGTGAAGACCATCGCCACGGGCTCGTGGCGCACGAACCCGAACCCGACGATCCAGGATGTGGTGTCATGA
- the ilvA gene encoding threonine ammonia-lyase, producing MSDPTLPGPSLADFEGARERLIGIAQETPMELSRYLSGMLGAEVHLKCENLQRTGAYKIRGAYNMLAKLTDEQRARGVVAASAGNHAQGVAFAASELGMQATIFMPVGVALPKLQATRDYGAAVELRGLEFQTALAAAIEHVERTGATFVPPYDHADVIEGQGTLGLEIFDQVPDVATVVVPIGGGGLAAGVASAMRQRAARDGRTVRIIGVQAERAASYVASLEADAPTTIVTQPTIADGIAVARPGTLPFSIIRDAVDEVVTVSDDDIARAMIMLLERAKLVVEPAGAVATAAIMTGLVASDGPVVAVLSGGNIDPLFMERVIGRGLAASQRFLKVRIALPDRPGQLAIIAQIVSDEQANVVEVLHSQHDAWTSISDVSIDISVTTRGPEHAERVLEALRRAGYEPVIV from the coding sequence ATGAGCGATCCGACCCTGCCCGGCCCCTCGCTCGCCGACTTCGAGGGCGCGCGCGAGCGGCTGATCGGCATCGCGCAGGAGACGCCGATGGAGCTCTCGCGCTACCTGAGCGGCATGCTCGGCGCCGAGGTGCACCTCAAGTGCGAGAACCTGCAGCGCACCGGTGCCTACAAGATCCGCGGCGCCTACAACATGCTCGCGAAGCTCACCGACGAGCAGCGCGCTCGCGGCGTGGTCGCGGCATCGGCGGGCAACCACGCGCAGGGCGTCGCCTTCGCGGCGAGCGAGCTCGGCATGCAGGCGACCATCTTCATGCCCGTGGGCGTCGCGCTGCCCAAGCTGCAGGCGACGCGTGACTACGGCGCAGCGGTCGAGCTGCGAGGGCTCGAGTTCCAGACGGCGCTCGCCGCGGCCATCGAGCACGTCGAGCGCACGGGTGCCACCTTCGTGCCGCCCTACGACCACGCCGACGTGATCGAGGGGCAGGGCACGCTCGGTCTGGAGATCTTCGACCAGGTGCCGGATGTCGCGACGGTCGTCGTGCCGATCGGTGGCGGCGGGCTCGCGGCGGGGGTCGCCTCGGCCATGCGCCAGCGGGCCGCGCGCGACGGTCGCACCGTGCGCATCATCGGGGTGCAGGCGGAGCGTGCCGCGTCCTACGTCGCGTCACTGGAGGCGGATGCGCCGACGACCATCGTCACGCAGCCGACCATCGCCGACGGCATCGCGGTCGCCCGTCCCGGCACCCTGCCGTTCTCGATCATCCGTGACGCCGTCGACGAGGTCGTCACGGTCTCCGATGACGACATCGCGCGAGCGATGATCATGCTGCTCGAGCGGGCGAAGCTGGTGGTCGAGCCCGCCGGGGCCGTCGCGACTGCCGCGATCATGACCGGTCTGGTCGCATCCGACGGCCCGGTGGTGGCGGTGCTCTCGGGTGGCAACATCGACCCGCTGTTCATGGAGCGGGTGATCGGCCGCGGCCTGGCCGCCTCGCAGCGCTTCCTAAAGGTGCGTATCGCGCTGCCCGACCGCCCCGGCCAGCTCGCCATCATCGCCCAGATCGTCTCGGACGAGCAGGCGAACGTCGTGGAGGTGCTGCACTCGCAGCACGACGCCTGGACGTCGATCAGCGACGTCTCCATCGACATCTCGGTCACGACCCGCGGCCCGGAGCACGCCGAGCGGGTGCTCGAGGCGCTGCGGCGTGCCGGCTACGAGCCGGTGATCGTCTAG
- the greA gene encoding transcription elongation factor GreA → MNGTTETWLTQEAYDRLQGELEHLQGPVRAEIAKRIEEARDEGDLKENGGYHAAKDDQAQIEARIAQITQLLRNATVGEAPEATGTVEPGTVVTATIAGDKTTFLVGNREIAEAGDELDVYSEASPLGSAIMGLKIGAKTSYEAPSGATIDVEITDVQTYRG, encoded by the coding sequence ATGAACGGCACCACGGAGACCTGGCTGACCCAGGAGGCGTACGACCGCCTGCAGGGCGAGCTGGAGCACCTGCAGGGGCCCGTCCGCGCGGAGATCGCCAAGCGCATCGAAGAAGCGCGTGACGAGGGTGACCTCAAGGAGAACGGTGGCTACCACGCCGCCAAGGACGACCAGGCCCAGATCGAGGCCCGCATCGCGCAGATCACGCAGCTGCTGCGCAACGCCACCGTCGGCGAGGCGCCGGAGGCCACGGGCACCGTCGAGCCCGGCACCGTCGTCACCGCCACGATCGCGGGCGACAAGACGACCTTCCTGGTCGGCAACCGCGAGATCGCCGAGGCCGGCGACGAGCTCGATGTCTACAGCGAGGCGAGCCCGCTCGGCAGCGCCATCATGGGCCTGAAGATCGGCGCGAAGACGTCTTACGAGGCGCCGTCCGGCGCGACGATCGACGTCGAGATCACGGACGTGCAGACGTACCGGGGCTGA
- a CDS encoding DUF4307 domain-containing protein: MTDLEARYGRTRSRTRREKALGIGVGVAILLTATLWVWWVGTDPASTQLQSRTIGHTIVDDASVEVVFEVSVEAGTPVECAVQALNPAYGVVGWLQLDLPAAEAFTSTHVVQVRTSELATTGLVSECWVP, translated from the coding sequence ATGACCGATCTCGAAGCGCGCTACGGCCGCACGCGATCGCGCACCCGGCGCGAGAAGGCGCTCGGGATCGGCGTCGGCGTCGCGATCCTGCTGACGGCGACCCTGTGGGTGTGGTGGGTCGGCACCGATCCGGCCTCCACGCAGCTGCAGTCGCGCACGATCGGCCACACGATCGTGGACGACGCGAGCGTCGAGGTGGTCTTCGAGGTGTCGGTCGAGGCTGGCACGCCCGTGGAGTGCGCGGTGCAGGCGCTGAACCCCGCGTACGGCGTCGTGGGCTGGCTGCAGCTCGATCTGCCGGCCGCCGAGGCGTTCACGAGCACGCATGTCGTGCAGGTGCGCACGAGCGAGCTCGCGACCACGGGATTGGTCTCGGAGTGCTGGGTGCCATAG
- the mca gene encoding mycothiol conjugate amidase Mca, with amino-acid sequence MRRLLAVHAHPDDESSKGAATLARYAAEGAQVTVVSCTGGESGSVLNERFELGHRAARDMTGLRRLEMAAAQQALGIDHTWLGYLDSGLPDEGEPLRALSFATIPLEISGRPLVRLIRRLRPQVVVTYDETGGYPHPDHIRCHEVTMWAVEHAGAGLPELGEPWEVQKVYFDRTMSGVRLRALLAALEGVSPEDERLPFMREWAERMGDRGETMTTRIHVADHFEARDLALRAHASQVDPESRFFFWPNELLRQAWPTDDYELVRSRVQSDGDEDDLFAGVEED; translated from the coding sequence ATGCGTCGGTTGCTCGCGGTGCACGCGCACCCGGACGACGAGTCGAGCAAGGGTGCGGCGACGCTCGCGCGCTATGCGGCCGAGGGTGCCCAGGTGACGGTCGTGTCCTGCACGGGCGGTGAGAGCGGCAGTGTGCTCAACGAGCGCTTCGAGCTCGGGCATCGCGCTGCCAGGGACATGACGGGCCTGCGCAGGCTCGAGATGGCGGCGGCGCAGCAGGCGCTCGGCATCGATCACACGTGGCTGGGCTACCTCGACTCCGGCCTGCCCGACGAGGGCGAGCCGCTGCGCGCGCTCTCCTTCGCAACCATCCCGCTGGAGATCTCCGGCCGCCCGCTCGTGCGGCTCATCCGTCGTCTGCGGCCGCAGGTGGTCGTCACCTACGACGAGACCGGCGGCTACCCGCATCCGGATCACATCCGCTGCCACGAGGTCACGATGTGGGCTGTTGAGCACGCCGGCGCCGGACTGCCAGAGCTCGGGGAGCCGTGGGAGGTGCAGAAGGTCTACTTCGACCGCACGATGAGCGGCGTGCGCCTGCGCGCGCTGCTGGCCGCGCTCGAGGGCGTCTCGCCCGAGGATGAGCGCTTGCCGTTCATGCGCGAGTGGGCCGAGCGCATGGGTGACCGTGGCGAGACGATGACGACCCGCATCCACGTCGCCGACCACTTCGAGGCCCGCGACCTGGCGCTGCGAGCCCACGCGAGCCAGGTGGACCCGGAGTCGCGCTTCTTCTTCTGGCCCAATGAGCTGCTGCGGCAGGCGTGGCCGACCGACGACTATGAGCTGGTGCGATCGCGCGTGCAGAGCGACGGCGATGAGGACGACCTGTTCGCGGGCGTCGAGGAGGACTGA
- a CDS encoding Rv3235 family protein, which produces MRATRQRMTAVDAAEFFDFQPCSSRGLPDPAPLIENLATGVIEILLGVREVQQIARWVTEPVYELLLGRSLSARRQRAMRAERDVPGFVVGSVRTCHPSDGVVEGAVVVRSGGRTRAVAVRLEGLDGGWRATAIRVL; this is translated from the coding sequence GTGCGTGCGACGAGACAGCGGATGACGGCGGTGGATGCGGCCGAGTTCTTCGACTTCCAGCCCTGCTCGTCGCGAGGCCTGCCCGATCCCGCGCCCCTGATCGAGAACCTGGCCACCGGCGTGATCGAGATCCTGCTCGGTGTCCGCGAGGTGCAGCAGATCGCCCGCTGGGTCACGGAGCCGGTCTACGAGCTGCTGCTCGGGCGCTCGCTCAGCGCGCGGCGGCAGCGAGCGATGCGAGCGGAGCGCGACGTCCCGGGCTTCGTCGTCGGCTCGGTGCGCACCTGCCATCCGTCCGACGGTGTCGTCGAGGGCGCCGTCGTGGTGCGCTCGGGCGGTCGCACGAGGGCCGTCGCGGTGCGACTCGAGGGCCTCGACGGCGGCTGGCGCGCGACGGCGATCCGTGTGCTCTAG
- a CDS encoding helix-turn-helix domain-containing protein encodes MPMEPRRFLAIADVADVLSTTPSAVAELLETGDLRGVRVRGAWRVADDEVQAWVDRQLELERRRALWRQAQAASVTDLFGDR; translated from the coding sequence ATGCCGATGGAACCCCGACGCTTCCTCGCGATCGCCGACGTCGCCGATGTGCTCAGCACGACCCCCTCCGCGGTCGCCGAGCTGCTCGAAACGGGCGACCTGCGCGGCGTGCGCGTGCGCGGCGCATGGCGCGTCGCCGACGACGAGGTGCAGGCCTGGGTCGACCGCCAGCTCGAGCTCGAGCGCCGACGCGCGCTCTGGCGGCAGGCTCAGGCGGCGAGCGTCACCGACCTCTTCGGCGACCGCTGA
- a CDS encoding regulator, with product MIGIAVSAPLEREDAIVREAARHGHRVAIRAASAADLIERLRARAADAEPRIDLVLVAADDRHANRDLVAACDERGLRLLVLADDAAERSRAHALGVHAVAWTDGFSGIEAQAGLDAHAASAAPPDRGRVVAVWGPAGSPGRTTASIALAAEIALLGGRVALVDADTTSAAVAPALGLLDESPGFAAAARLARAGSLTVDELDRIARPVPTMGGIIRVLTGIGRSSRWPELGGDRVAEVLERCRDWAGTTVVDVAASLERDEAISSDLFAPRRHAATLAALEHADDVVAIAGGDTVGVARLVRALPELQELVPQARVRVVVNKVRASAIGMAPEAAVQETLCRLAGVAPQACWPFDGRAADAALLEGRPLVDVAGRSRLRRRVQEFALSLIDADAVTAPTAPVSRASLRAARLPRGRWRPAAR from the coding sequence GTGATCGGCATCGCCGTCTCGGCGCCCTTGGAGCGCGAGGACGCGATCGTCCGCGAAGCGGCTCGGCACGGCCACCGCGTGGCCATCCGCGCGGCGTCCGCGGCCGACCTCATCGAGCGGCTGCGCGCGCGTGCCGCCGACGCGGAGCCGCGCATCGATCTGGTGCTGGTGGCGGCCGACGACCGCCATGCGAACCGCGATCTCGTCGCCGCATGCGACGAGCGCGGCCTGCGCCTGCTGGTGCTGGCAGACGATGCTGCCGAGCGCTCGCGGGCGCATGCGCTCGGCGTGCACGCCGTCGCGTGGACCGACGGGTTCAGCGGCATCGAGGCGCAGGCGGGCCTCGATGCGCATGCTGCGAGCGCTGCGCCGCCGGACCGCGGGCGGGTGGTGGCGGTCTGGGGTCCGGCGGGCTCGCCGGGCCGCACCACGGCGTCCATCGCGCTCGCGGCGGAGATCGCGCTGCTCGGCGGGCGGGTCGCGCTGGTCGACGCAGACACCACGAGCGCCGCGGTAGCGCCCGCGCTCGGCCTGCTCGACGAGTCCCCGGGCTTCGCCGCCGCCGCGCGACTGGCGCGCGCCGGCAGTCTCACCGTCGACGAGCTCGATCGCATCGCGCGGCCGGTGCCGACCATGGGCGGCATCATCCGCGTGCTGACGGGCATCGGTCGTTCGAGCCGCTGGCCGGAGCTGGGCGGCGACCGGGTGGCCGAGGTGCTCGAGCGGTGCCGGGATTGGGCGGGCACGACCGTCGTCGACGTGGCCGCCAGCCTCGAGCGCGACGAAGCCATCTCCAGCGACCTGTTCGCGCCTCGGCGGCATGCAGCGACCCTCGCCGCGCTCGAGCACGCCGACGATGTCGTCGCGATCGCCGGGGGCGACACGGTCGGCGTGGCGCGGCTCGTGCGTGCGCTGCCAGAGCTGCAGGAGCTCGTTCCCCAGGCGCGCGTGCGCGTCGTGGTGAACAAGGTGCGCGCGTCGGCGATCGGCATGGCGCCGGAGGCGGCGGTGCAGGAGACGCTGTGCAGACTCGCCGGGGTGGCGCCGCAGGCGTGCTGGCCGTTCGATGGGCGCGCGGCGGACGCGGCGCTGCTGGAGGGCAGACCGCTCGTCGACGTGGCAGGGAGGTCGCGCCTGCGCCGCCGGGTGCAGGAGTTCGCACTATCGCTCATCGACGCCGACGCGGTCACCGCGCCGACTGCGCCGGTGAGCCGCGCCTCGCTGCGCGCCGCACGATTGCCGCGCGGCCGATGGCGGCCAGCAGCGCGCTGA
- a CDS encoding TetR family transcriptional regulator — MSSTRKQALEAALGLVGSEGVRALTHGRVDAAAALPPGSTSNHFRTRAALVAGVIEWIAAAELTDAGVPEITDEQGLVSALTHMIELQSGPHATRTRARYALFIEADADANAPLLAQRARFEAWIRGILGMIGGRDAARGTTFLMASAEGLLLHRLTVDTEAPVEANVRRAVRAVLQTA, encoded by the coding sequence ATGAGCAGCACTCGCAAGCAGGCCCTCGAGGCAGCGCTCGGCCTGGTCGGGTCGGAGGGCGTGCGCGCGCTCACGCACGGACGAGTGGATGCGGCGGCGGCGCTACCGCCCGGCTCGACGTCGAATCACTTCCGCACGCGTGCGGCCCTGGTCGCCGGTGTCATCGAGTGGATCGCAGCGGCGGAGCTCACCGATGCCGGAGTCCCAGAGATCACCGACGAGCAGGGGCTGGTCTCCGCGCTCACGCACATGATCGAGCTGCAGTCCGGCCCCCATGCGACTCGCACGCGAGCGCGCTATGCGCTGTTCATCGAAGCGGACGCGGATGCGAACGCTCCGCTGCTCGCGCAGCGCGCTCGCTTCGAAGCGTGGATCCGCGGCATCCTCGGCATGATCGGGGGGCGCGACGCCGCGAGAGGGACCACGTTCCTCATGGCGAGCGCCGAAGGGCTTCTGCTGCACCGGCTCACCGTTGACACGGAGGCACCGGTGGAAGCGAACGTGCGGCGCGCCGTGCGCGCCGTGCTGCAGACCGCCTGA
- a CDS encoding alpha/beta hydrolase translates to MDAPTPSQGSARRAWTPPLPAASGFTHTMVRTRGLRTHVASMGVGEPVVLLHGFPQHWWEWRAIAPAIADQGYRVICPDLRGSGWTEADDPRFGPETHLDDLMAVLDALGVERAHFLTHDLGAISGMQLSYRAPERVRSMVQLAVPPGFMAFTPRVMPAFSHMPALIMHRPGRSLRSIFGPRYAARPMTEATLDAYLRVHARLEVEMAVAHLYRGMVVPMSLRLMRGVYRRMRLRPPTLVVFGRHDGPFAEPIARHICRAHDQHADRFELAFVDDAAHFIPDDAPDAVVRLALDWFRAEGQ, encoded by the coding sequence ATGGACGCACCGACACCGTCGCAAGGATCCGCCCGACGCGCATGGACGCCGCCGTTGCCCGCGGCATCCGGGTTCACGCACACCATGGTCAGGACTCGCGGTCTGCGCACGCATGTCGCGTCCATGGGGGTGGGGGAGCCGGTCGTGCTGCTGCACGGCTTCCCCCAGCACTGGTGGGAGTGGCGCGCGATCGCTCCCGCGATCGCCGATCAGGGCTACCGGGTCATCTGCCCCGACCTCCGCGGTTCCGGATGGACCGAGGCCGACGACCCGCGCTTCGGCCCCGAGACGCACCTCGACGACCTCATGGCCGTGCTCGACGCGCTCGGCGTCGAGCGCGCGCACTTCCTCACGCACGACCTGGGCGCGATCTCTGGCATGCAGCTCTCGTACCGCGCTCCCGAGCGGGTGCGATCGATGGTGCAGCTCGCCGTGCCTCCGGGCTTCATGGCGTTCACCCCGAGAGTCATGCCGGCGTTCAGTCACATGCCGGCGCTGATCATGCATCGTCCCGGTCGTTCGCTGCGCTCCATCTTCGGCCCCCGCTACGCCGCGAGACCGATGACCGAGGCGACGCTCGACGCATACCTGCGCGTGCACGCCCGGCTCGAAGTCGAGATGGCGGTGGCTCACCTGTATCGCGGCATGGTCGTGCCGATGTCGCTGCGCCTCATGCGCGGGGTCTACAGGCGAATGCGCCTCCGCCCGCCAACGCTCGTCGTCTTCGGGCGGCACGACGGCCCGTTCGCCGAGCCGATCGCGCGCCACATCTGTCGCGCGCACGACCAGCACGCCGACCGTTTCGAGCTCGCCTTCGTCGACGACGCCGCGCATTTCATCCCCGATGATGCTCCCGATGCCGTCGTGCGGCTCGCGCTCGATTGGTTCCGCGCGGAGGGGCAATGA